The following are encoded in a window of Solibacillus sp. FSL R7-0668 genomic DNA:
- a CDS encoding copper amine oxidase N-terminal domain-containing protein, with protein sequence MKKVILGILLALNLINISTPTYATTNQITIDGITIASDVNLEVKNNRTMVPLRVISENLGANVNWSDSQVTLTKNDMKVILKFNSNKVVKNGKTELLDVKPYIKNNRTFVPMRFIAESFGSNVNYKYGIVTVDTKPFIIDSVKVKALQHEYHATMGGIIQEIKGHGYNEAIYNVFIENKGSKIEAPANYTWMSHPSPGEYYKSGQYDFIDQEGNSIARFDMYTLVQSFDDNLSSQPQVLIHVPTEHQWYLFNENARQAMDTLIDRAFANGFVTVISNTIP encoded by the coding sequence ATGAAAAAAGTAATCTTAGGAATTTTACTTGCACTAAATTTAATCAATATATCTACGCCCACCTATGCGACAACCAATCAAATAACAATTGATGGTATTACGATTGCATCTGATGTGAATCTAGAAGTTAAAAATAATCGTACAATGGTTCCTTTACGTGTAATTAGTGAAAACTTAGGAGCTAACGTCAATTGGTCAGATTCGCAAGTCACGCTTACTAAAAACGATATGAAAGTAATCTTAAAATTTAATAGCAATAAAGTAGTAAAAAATGGAAAAACGGAACTTCTTGATGTAAAACCATATATAAAGAATAATCGTACGTTTGTTCCGATGCGTTTTATTGCCGAATCATTTGGCAGCAATGTCAATTATAAATACGGTATAGTCACGGTTGATACGAAGCCATTCATTATTGATAGTGTAAAAGTCAAAGCATTACAGCACGAATATCATGCGACAATGGGCGGAATAATCCAGGAAATTAAAGGGCATGGTTATAACGAAGCTATTTATAATGTTTTTATAGAAAATAAAGGAAGTAAGATAGAAGCTCCTGCTAATTATACGTGGATGAGTCATCCTTCACCTGGGGAATATTATAAAAGCGGTCAATACGATTTTATAGACCAAGAAGGGAATAGCATAGCGCGTTTTGATATGTATACTTTAGTTCAAAGTTTTGATGACAATTTATCCAGTCAACCCCAAGTTTTGATTCATGTGCCTACTGAGCATCAATGGTATTTGTTTAATGAAAACGCAAGACAAGCCATGGATACATTAATTGATAGGGCTTTTGCGAACGGCTTTGTGACGGTTATTAGTAATACCATTCCATAA
- a CDS encoding CobW family GTP-binding protein — translation MKDVYLFSGFLGSGKTSMLTDVIRQLKEAGLKPAVIMNELGKLPFDSQAVEEDVPLKEMLEGCICCSGAEKTEAQIQSLLHDQDFDVLIIETTGAAHPVEALDAVYSPLFADQLNIKGIVTVADSKLWLDRASLTPQVRSLFMEQIRHAHLLLANKTDLLTESEQAQVVYELQGFNEKAFILQTTNGRVPLKLLQNMQSTARISKDEIISARIGESFNLGSRLIEFETSFTQEDFEDWVRQLPETVYRMKGYVPIEGIKNPMLFQYAYGMVQWLPEYVKMAPNLVMIGENIKEISVIGE, via the coding sequence ATGAAGGATGTATATTTATTTAGCGGATTTTTAGGAAGTGGCAAAACATCGATGTTAACGGATGTCATTCGCCAGTTAAAAGAAGCGGGTTTAAAACCTGCTGTAATCATGAATGAGCTTGGAAAACTGCCGTTCGATTCGCAGGCGGTGGAAGAAGATGTACCATTAAAGGAAATGCTGGAGGGCTGTATTTGCTGTAGCGGTGCAGAAAAAACAGAGGCCCAAATTCAATCCTTGTTACATGACCAAGATTTTGATGTGCTAATAATCGAAACAACAGGCGCGGCTCACCCGGTTGAAGCATTGGATGCCGTGTATTCGCCGCTATTTGCCGATCAATTAAATATTAAGGGCATTGTCACCGTAGCAGATAGCAAGCTGTGGCTGGATCGTGCAAGCTTGACACCGCAAGTGCGCTCATTATTTATGGAGCAAATTCGTCACGCACACTTATTGTTAGCCAACAAAACGGATTTACTAACAGAGTCTGAGCAAGCGCAGGTGGTCTACGAATTACAAGGCTTTAACGAAAAAGCATTCATTTTACAAACAACAAATGGGCGCGTGCCACTCAAGTTGCTACAAAACATGCAGTCTACTGCGCGAATTTCAAAAGACGAAATCATCTCTGCGCGCATTGGGGAAAGCTTTAACTTAGGCTCACGCTTAATTGAATTTGAGACAAGCTTTACACAAGAGGATTTTGAAGACTGGGTACGCCAATTACCAGAAACGGTATACCGTATGAAGGGTTATGTACCCATTGAAGGGATAAAAAATCCGATGCTGTTCCAATATGCATACGGAATGGTGCAATGGCTGCCAGAGTATGTAAAAATGGCACCGAATTTAGTGATGATTGGTGAAAATATAAAAGAGATTTCGGTCATTGGGGAATAG
- a CDS encoding CAP domain-containing protein has translation MKKSVLSFCTVLLLATQAPVANAEEGNAEVKAKVNYFQSASELQLQINATKLNIQWPFENIQIGDLESILKPFPKPEVKPDPKPETKPEVKPDPKPETKPEVKPDPKPETKPEVKPDPQPETKPEQPTTPPGQVTEPEQPSQPDNNVDDADVAAIEKQVVELTNKERANQGLPALAMDQPLMAAAREKSQDMKDHNYFSHTSPTFGSPFDRLKALGISYKSAGENIAKGQTSAAQVVQAWMNSEGHRANILNPEFTHIGVGYVKSGNIWTQQFIKK, from the coding sequence ATGAAAAAATCAGTTCTATCATTTTGTACAGTATTACTTTTAGCAACGCAAGCGCCCGTTGCAAATGCAGAGGAGGGCAATGCTGAAGTTAAAGCGAAAGTGAATTACTTCCAATCGGCTTCTGAATTACAATTGCAAATTAATGCAACTAAACTTAACATTCAATGGCCATTTGAAAATATACAAATCGGGGATTTAGAATCAATCTTAAAGCCCTTCCCAAAACCGGAAGTAAAACCAGATCCGAAGCCGGAAACGAAACCGGAAGTGAAGCCAGATCCAAAGCCGGAAACAAAGCCGGAAGTAAAACCAGATCCAAAGCCGGAAACAAAACCGGAAGTGAAGCCAGATCCACAACCAGAAACGAAACCGGAGCAACCAACAACACCACCAGGTCAAGTGACTGAACCAGAACAACCAAGTCAGCCTGATAATAATGTAGATGATGCTGATGTTGCTGCGATTGAAAAGCAAGTCGTTGAATTAACGAATAAAGAACGTGCGAATCAGGGGTTACCAGCGCTTGCAATGGATCAACCATTAATGGCAGCTGCACGTGAGAAATCTCAGGATATGAAAGATCACAACTACTTCTCTCATACTTCACCGACATTTGGTAGCCCATTTGATCGTTTGAAAGCATTAGGTATTTCCTATAAATCAGCTGGGGAAAATATTGCAAAGGGTCAAACAAGTGCGGCACAGGTTGTCCAAGCTTGGATGAACTCTGAAGGCCACCGAGCAAATATTTTAAATCCAGAATTTACGCATATTGGTGTCGGCTATGTTAAGTCGGGCAATATATGGACACAACAATTTATTAAAAAATAA
- a CDS encoding pyridoxamine 5'-phosphate oxidase family protein, with protein sequence MTSVRDDILEILNREKIGTMATVRNGKPYSRYMTFQHEDFVLYTVTSKHSEKVEELQQNPYTHILYGYENEGFGDAYVEIEGKVTAFEDEGIKNKLAELFSGIFIGTKDEMLTLKIEPIRMRLMNKKGEPPKEIEFTAK encoded by the coding sequence ATGACTTCTGTACGTGATGACATACTTGAAATATTAAATCGTGAAAAAATTGGTACAATGGCAACCGTTCGCAATGGGAAACCATATTCTCGTTATATGACATTCCAGCATGAGGACTTCGTGCTATACACGGTTACAAGTAAGCATTCCGAAAAAGTAGAAGAGCTGCAACAAAATCCGTATACCCATATTTTATATGGCTATGAAAATGAAGGATTTGGTGATGCTTATGTAGAAATCGAAGGCAAAGTGACGGCATTTGAAGATGAAGGTATAAAAAATAAGCTTGCAGAGCTGTTTTCAGGTATTTTTATCGGAACGAAAGATGAAATGCTAACGCTGAAGATTGAGCCGATTCGAATGCGCCTAATGAACAAAAAAGGCGAGCCACCGAAAGAAATTGAATTTACAGCCAAGTAG
- a CDS encoding metal-dependent hydrolase, producing MLGNTHIVGGITASLAFAQISNENPVILVGAGIVGALLPDICHGGSKIGRTFPISSKIINKLFGHRSFTHSLLFLLCVAVLMNAFVPNKAVTVGLLLGMLSHYLLDMCTRQGIKLFFPIKIKVRFPLTIKTGGKVEKYVFTALCLLSLYFGLEIIMEMVNLT from the coding sequence ATGCTAGGGAACACACACATCGTAGGAGGCATCACAGCTAGTCTTGCTTTTGCACAAATTTCGAATGAAAATCCAGTCATCTTGGTCGGTGCAGGGATTGTCGGTGCGTTATTGCCCGATATTTGCCATGGAGGAAGTAAAATAGGGCGGACATTTCCGATTAGTTCAAAAATTATTAATAAGCTTTTTGGCCATCGTTCTTTCACACATAGTTTACTATTTTTACTTTGTGTAGCGGTGCTAATGAATGCTTTCGTACCTAATAAAGCCGTCACAGTCGGGCTACTTTTAGGAATGCTCAGTCATTATCTTCTAGATATGTGCACGAGACAGGGGATTAAGCTGTTTTTCCCAATCAAAATAAAAGTACGGTTTCCCCTTACAATCAAAACGGGAGGCAAAGTGGAAAAATATGTTTTCACAGCGCTCTGCTTACTATCATTGTACTTCGGCTTAGAAATCATTATGGAAATGGTAAATCTTACGTAA
- a CDS encoding lmo1851 family serine protease — MDEQNQSGQQPENNEQQVKVKPAGKYLRMKPFAFIMLLFLTILVTAGLTIFALTFGEQKVVEVKVPVERTEFKQLYEAYDALKDKYYEDVEEDQLIHGAINGLFDSLGDPYSDYMDKEEATSFNDSLSSSFQGIGAEISERNGYIMIVSPIKNTPAEKAGLQPKDLVLSVDGKSVKGMSSTEAVLLIRGEKGTKVTLSIQRGDATPFDVTIVRDDIPVETVYGDIDENGIAHFQITSFSENTATELEKLLEEFEKQGMTAIILDVRQNPGGFLKAAIDISNLFVESGKTIVQIQEKDQEPSIVKADNGIKYNLPITVLIDEGSASASEILAGALKESAGAKLIGLTSFGKGTMQEVLYMEDGANLKFTTGKWLTPDGNWINEKGIKPDVEVKYPDYASLPYVDPTQSFEAGATNPMIQTAERILEVLGYNPGTVDTMFTEESVDALKQYQQDNKLEVTGVLTGETTYALMDAISEKLKTDDPQILKAKELLGTTEATNE; from the coding sequence ATGGATGAACAAAATCAAAGTGGGCAACAACCCGAAAACAACGAGCAGCAAGTGAAAGTAAAACCTGCGGGTAAATATTTACGCATGAAACCATTTGCATTCATTATGCTCCTATTTCTAACGATTTTAGTTACAGCCGGCTTAACAATTTTTGCGCTTACATTTGGTGAGCAAAAAGTTGTTGAAGTAAAGGTTCCGGTTGAGCGTACCGAATTTAAGCAGCTATATGAAGCGTATGATGCATTAAAAGATAAGTACTATGAAGACGTCGAGGAAGATCAATTGATTCATGGTGCCATTAATGGATTATTCGATTCATTAGGTGACCCCTATTCTGACTATATGGATAAAGAGGAAGCAACATCATTTAATGATAGCTTATCATCGAGCTTCCAAGGCATTGGTGCAGAAATCTCGGAGCGAAACGGCTATATTATGATCGTTTCACCAATCAAAAATACGCCTGCAGAAAAAGCAGGATTACAGCCAAAAGATTTGGTGCTTTCAGTAGATGGCAAAAGCGTAAAGGGCATGAGCTCTACGGAAGCGGTATTACTAATCCGTGGTGAGAAGGGTACTAAAGTCACTTTATCCATTCAACGTGGAGATGCAACACCGTTTGATGTAACCATCGTGCGTGATGATATTCCTGTTGAAACGGTATATGGCGATATTGACGAAAATGGAATCGCACACTTCCAAATTACATCATTTAGCGAGAACACAGCAACAGAACTGGAAAAGCTACTTGAAGAATTTGAAAAGCAAGGCATGACTGCTATCATTTTAGATGTTCGTCAAAATCCAGGTGGTTTCTTAAAAGCGGCAATCGATATTTCAAACTTATTTGTTGAATCTGGTAAAACGATTGTCCAAATCCAAGAAAAAGATCAAGAGCCGTCTATAGTAAAAGCAGATAATGGTATTAAGTATAATCTGCCAATTACGGTATTAATCGATGAAGGAAGTGCCTCTGCTTCAGAAATTTTAGCAGGTGCGTTAAAAGAATCTGCTGGGGCCAAACTAATCGGTTTAACATCATTCGGTAAAGGAACAATGCAAGAAGTCCTTTATATGGAAGACGGTGCAAATTTAAAATTCACAACAGGTAAATGGTTAACACCAGATGGTAACTGGATAAATGAAAAAGGGATTAAGCCAGATGTCGAGGTCAAATATCCTGACTATGCATCATTACCTTATGTTGACCCTACACAGTCCTTTGAAGCGGGTGCAACCAACCCAATGATTCAAACGGCGGAGCGCATTTTAGAGGTGCTTGGCTACAATCCAGGCACAGTGGATACAATGTTCACTGAAGAATCTGTAGACGCCTTAAAGCAATACCAACAAGATAATAAGTTGGAGGTAACAGGTGTATTAACTGGAGAAACAACGTATGCCTTAATGGATGCCATCAGTGAAAAGCTAAAAACAGATGATCCACAAATTTTAAAAGCAAAAGAATTATTAGGTACGACAGAAGCAACAAATGAATAA
- a CDS encoding DUF6612 family protein, with protein MKKYYVLATSALMVFTLAACSDTAEPITGTQDKSSLTLQQVFEKAIERQQTLKNVHASVDMEQYTEMVIEGETVQFSTSSDLEMDIQQNPMAMYTKGTVAMDMGGESMEMPIEMYMSKADGFYLLNGEANQWVKLPDDQYQQILAQTGAQTDATVQLQQLKQFIDDFEFKQDDKSYLLTLNIEGDKFKEFIAGQLEATVGETAEMSNDLMKTMTFEDSKYELVIDKNTFDTKEIEMDLTMNMEMEGQPAQIVNDATIEYSKFDELAEITVPKEVKDKAVSQ; from the coding sequence TTGAAAAAATATTACGTATTGGCAACATCGGCACTAATGGTATTCACCTTAGCAGCTTGCTCAGATACGGCTGAACCTATTACAGGCACGCAAGATAAATCGAGCTTAACACTCCAGCAGGTTTTTGAAAAAGCAATCGAGCGTCAGCAAACATTAAAAAATGTACATGCATCAGTGGATATGGAGCAATATACCGAAATGGTGATCGAAGGAGAAACCGTCCAATTTTCAACATCTTCTGATTTAGAAATGGATATTCAGCAAAATCCAATGGCCATGTATACAAAAGGAACGGTCGCAATGGATATGGGCGGTGAATCGATGGAAATGCCGATCGAAATGTATATGAGCAAAGCGGATGGCTTTTACTTGTTAAATGGTGAGGCGAATCAGTGGGTAAAGCTTCCCGACGACCAATATCAGCAAATACTCGCGCAAACAGGTGCACAAACCGATGCCACAGTTCAACTGCAGCAATTGAAGCAGTTCATTGATGATTTTGAGTTCAAACAGGATGATAAGAGCTATTTATTAACATTGAATATTGAAGGGGACAAATTTAAAGAGTTTATTGCTGGGCAATTGGAGGCAACCGTTGGGGAAACAGCAGAAATGTCGAATGATCTCATGAAAACGATGACATTTGAAGACTCCAAATATGAGCTGGTCATTGATAAGAATACGTTTGATACAAAAGAAATTGAGATGGATCTAACAATGAATATGGAAATGGAAGGTCAGCCAGCGCAAATAGTGAATGATGCGACCATTGAATATAGTAAATTTGACGAGTTAGCAGAAATTACTGTACCAAAAGAGGTCAAGGACAAAGCAGTTTCTCAATAA
- a CDS encoding GNAT family N-acetyltransferase has protein sequence MNIQKYTPKYEDSWLRCRVLAYLYTSMYEDVETSKPTFEGRPSIELIAIEDGIVVGLLDMVLDTEQLKTSFLAKGLGAFLKVIAVHPDYQSKGIGRQLYETALKELESTPIEFIELYTRGDEQANHFYKKLGFELLVESYDVFGVEKDRSKSIFINGIKNKKLKATYETGETCDYIMVDGVYEVYDLKALDKIDYDRYYPARGYYKKIK, from the coding sequence ATGAACATCCAAAAGTATACACCAAAATATGAGGATAGTTGGCTCCGTTGTAGAGTGCTAGCGTATTTATATACATCTATGTACGAAGATGTTGAAACGTCGAAACCAACATTTGAAGGGCGTCCATCCATTGAGTTGATCGCAATAGAGGACGGGATTGTTGTTGGACTACTAGATATGGTACTTGATACAGAACAATTAAAAACATCCTTTTTAGCAAAAGGCTTAGGCGCGTTTTTAAAAGTTATTGCTGTTCATCCGGACTACCAATCTAAAGGAATTGGGCGTCAGTTATATGAAACAGCTTTAAAAGAACTGGAAAGTACTCCTATTGAATTTATAGAATTGTATACACGGGGAGATGAACAAGCAAATCATTTTTATAAAAAATTAGGGTTTGAATTATTAGTAGAGTCCTATGACGTATTTGGAGTCGAAAAAGATAGAAGCAAATCTATTTTCATCAATGGTATAAAAAATAAAAAGCTCAAGGCAACCTATGAAACCGGTGAAACTTGCGATTATATCATGGTCGATGGGGTATATGAAGTATATGACTTAAAAGCATTAGATAAAATTGACTATGACCGTTACTACCCAGCACGCGGATATTACAAAAAAATAAAATAA
- a CDS encoding nucleoside triphosphate pyrophosphohydrolase — protein sequence MPVYNKLVRDKILEIIEADGLTYNARIMEPNELLKEVKAKMIEEAKEFYAADTVHASVEELADILELVHTALSALGVTYEELEVIRQQKNEKRGGFEKAIFLIDVEDK from the coding sequence ATGCCTGTGTATAATAAATTAGTAAGAGATAAGATTTTAGAAATTATCGAAGCAGATGGGTTAACATATAACGCTCGAATCATGGAACCTAATGAGCTTTTAAAAGAAGTTAAGGCGAAGATGATTGAAGAAGCAAAAGAGTTTTACGCGGCAGATACTGTCCATGCAAGCGTTGAAGAATTAGCTGATATTTTAGAGTTAGTACATACAGCTCTTAGTGCATTAGGTGTGACTTATGAAGAACTAGAAGTAATACGACAGCAAAAAAATGAGAAACGTGGAGGCTTTGAAAAGGCAATTTTCTTGATTGATGTCGAGGACAAGTAA
- a CDS encoding GNAT family N-acetyltransferase, with the protein MLKQRELHETAELYELLRHPSVFPYVRQKATSAEEYLFMTKQLMEEEQNGFTISRTIIDEWGTPIGTISIFDIHEGAGFLGTWIGQPFQGFGYNQKAKLAFLNELFFDYNFNTVFLRIREENGRSQAAALKLPYVVDAEHSNPSLFNEINQGETKFRLFKIPKDLFYLTTAYTPSDEEEQAM; encoded by the coding sequence ATGTTAAAACAAAGAGAACTTCACGAAACTGCAGAACTGTACGAGTTACTACGTCATCCATCTGTGTTTCCTTATGTACGTCAAAAAGCAACATCCGCTGAAGAATATTTATTTATGACGAAGCAATTAATGGAAGAAGAGCAAAACGGCTTCACAATATCACGAACAATTATCGATGAATGGGGTACGCCAATCGGGACAATTAGTATTTTTGATATTCACGAGGGTGCTGGCTTCTTAGGGACTTGGATTGGTCAACCCTTCCAAGGCTTTGGCTACAACCAAAAAGCAAAGTTAGCTTTTTTAAATGAGTTATTTTTTGACTATAATTTTAATACGGTTTTTTTACGTATTCGTGAAGAAAACGGTCGCTCACAAGCTGCCGCACTCAAATTACCTTATGTAGTCGATGCGGAACATTCCAATCCCTCACTATTTAATGAAATTAATCAGGGCGAGACGAAATTTCGCCTATTTAAAATTCCAAAAGACTTGTTCTACTTAACAACGGCTTACACACCAAGCGACGAAGAAGAGCAAGCAATGTAA
- the dapF gene encoding diaminopimelate epimerase — protein MRLLKVHGSSNTFYLFEALYDDDANYVPLTKWLCNPSNEGGADGLLLVLPSENADAKMRVLNADGSEASMCGNGLRCVARYVCEKLGVEEAVIETMRANLHVKKAQPIFEELPTYAVEISPVSFELKALPMCYNDLSQIRHQVLTKFAPDILFSAVTVPNPHLVGIVEASYIKDSAHQEQLASYLNENNEFCPDGVNVSYVYPMSEHEIFVRTYERGVGFTNACGTAMTASALIANLEHYVNVPLVTVYNPGGFVQCHVQTYENQYELSLIGNATIIGYYEVEPIANSFVFSNCFLTKEQVQYEKCDIFARNKLGQYI, from the coding sequence ATGAGATTACTGAAAGTTCACGGTTCAAGCAATACATTTTATTTATTCGAAGCATTATATGATGATGATGCCAATTATGTACCATTAACAAAATGGCTATGTAATCCATCCAATGAAGGCGGTGCAGATGGGCTATTATTAGTTCTTCCTTCCGAAAATGCAGATGCCAAAATGCGTGTTTTGAATGCGGATGGCTCGGAAGCATCTATGTGCGGCAATGGGCTTCGCTGTGTTGCGCGCTATGTTTGTGAAAAGCTAGGCGTTGAAGAAGCAGTAATTGAAACAATGCGTGCCAATTTGCATGTAAAAAAAGCTCAACCAATTTTTGAAGAGCTGCCAACCTATGCCGTCGAAATTTCACCCGTTTCATTTGAGTTAAAAGCATTGCCGATGTGCTATAATGACCTATCACAAATCCGCCATCAAGTGTTAACGAAGTTTGCACCAGATATATTATTTTCCGCTGTTACTGTACCAAACCCGCATTTAGTAGGGATTGTCGAGGCTTCTTATATTAAAGATTCAGCACATCAAGAGCAGCTTGCTTCCTATTTGAATGAAAATAATGAATTTTGTCCAGATGGCGTCAATGTCAGCTATGTGTACCCTATGTCTGAGCATGAAATATTTGTTCGTACATATGAGCGCGGTGTTGGCTTTACAAATGCGTGTGGTACAGCGATGACAGCTTCGGCGTTAATTGCCAATTTAGAGCACTATGTAAATGTTCCGCTTGTGACTGTTTACAATCCAGGTGGCTTCGTGCAATGTCATGTTCAAACATATGAAAATCAGTATGAATTATCATTAATCGGGAATGCTACCATTATCGGATATTACGAGGTAGAACCGATAGCCAATAGTTTCGTGTTTTCGAATTGTTTTTTAACAAAAGAACAGGTACAATATGAGAAATGTGATATTTTTGCAAGAAATAAACTAGGTCAATATATTTAG
- a CDS encoding transposase encodes MKILLLLFTIIIPVIMLYLDRRIDKAHNFFNLFAVISFLIFSIIASTSIYQIIADGDVFMTTIHGLFLNEVFLLTGAYVGVFTIYRLLKLTLEES; translated from the coding sequence ATGAAAATTTTACTATTATTATTCACGATTATTATCCCAGTTATCATGCTCTATTTAGATCGTAGAATAGATAAAGCCCATAATTTTTTTAATCTATTTGCTGTAATTAGTTTTTTAATATTTAGTATTATTGCCTCAACCTCCATCTACCAAATAATCGCTGACGGGGATGTATTTATGACGACGATTCACGGCCTTTTCCTGAATGAAGTATTTTTACTGACTGGTGCTTATGTTGGAGTATTCACCATTTATCGATTATTGAAGCTGACGTTAGAGGAAAGTTGA
- a CDS encoding undecaprenyldiphospho-muramoylpentapeptide beta-N-acetylglucosaminyltransferase, translating into MEAKSIILTGGGTAGHVSLNEAIIPSLIEANYDVHYIGSQDGIEKELIGNAFPELPYHSIASGKLRRYFSMQNFTDPFKVLMGIGQAFSIIKKVKPSVIFSKGGFVSVPVVIAAKLANIPVVVHESDVTPGLANKIALPFASHIFTVFKETVKHLPNDKATCTGSIIRQQLFEGNRERGLAYCGFTADKKVLLIMGGSLGSVVINEAVRENLTQLRERYQIIHLCGKGNVNPSLEGLEGYRQFEYVTDELPNLLYAADFIVSRAGSNSIFEFLALHKPMLLIPLSAAKSRGDQILNARLFKQQGFAHVLDEDTMTNASFYKAVALLAANADEMIDKMLDVEQPKTPAEMVSLITQYEK; encoded by the coding sequence ATGGAAGCAAAATCAATTATTTTAACCGGTGGGGGCACAGCTGGTCATGTTTCGTTGAATGAGGCAATCATCCCATCTTTAATCGAAGCAAATTATGATGTGCACTATATTGGATCACAGGATGGAATCGAGAAGGAATTAATCGGCAACGCTTTTCCTGAATTACCTTATCATAGTATTGCGAGTGGAAAATTACGCCGTTACTTTTCAATGCAAAATTTTACAGACCCATTTAAAGTGTTAATGGGGATAGGGCAGGCATTTTCAATTATTAAAAAGGTAAAGCCAAGTGTTATTTTTTCAAAAGGTGGCTTTGTTTCAGTACCCGTGGTAATTGCTGCAAAATTAGCAAATATTCCAGTTGTTGTACATGAATCAGATGTAACGCCAGGGTTAGCCAACAAAATCGCACTTCCATTTGCATCTCATATTTTTACGGTGTTCAAGGAAACGGTCAAACATTTACCAAATGATAAGGCGACTTGTACGGGCTCCATCATTCGCCAGCAATTATTTGAAGGCAATCGGGAGCGTGGGCTTGCTTACTGTGGTTTTACAGCGGATAAAAAGGTGCTCTTAATTATGGGGGGTAGCCTTGGGTCCGTAGTTATTAACGAGGCGGTGCGTGAAAATTTAACGCAATTACGCGAGCGCTATCAAATCATCCACCTATGTGGTAAGGGAAATGTAAATCCGTCATTAGAAGGGTTAGAAGGGTATCGTCAATTTGAATATGTAACGGATGAATTGCCGAATTTGTTATATGCGGCGGATTTCATAGTATCACGTGCAGGCTCCAATTCTATTTTTGAATTTTTAGCATTACACAAACCGATGCTATTAATTCCGTTATCCGCAGCCAAAAGTCGTGGCGACCAAATATTAAATGCCCGTTTGTTTAAACAACAGGGCTTTGCACATGTTTTGGATGAAGATACAATGACCAATGCATCATTTTATAAGGCGGTGGCGTTACTTGCTGCAAATGCCGATGAAATGATCGATAAAATGCTTGATGTAGAGCAACCAAAAACACCAGCAGAAATGGTGTCCTTAATTACACAATATGAAAAATAA
- a CDS encoding RND transporter: MSKEVGKIFVERLTTNSDPLSNIVTVHLFCENAINCLIKAKGVGVEDYSKKNRGDTYIPILDSNYATKLYFVFSMGFIDHKLYDNLRLLNHWRNKAAHNIHEEIKRLPMDFHISSENEKKIDPESTENEIVIGVAFATYVELHKFIEEKYDIEL, encoded by the coding sequence ATGAGTAAAGAAGTAGGGAAAATATTTGTAGAAAGATTAACGACCAATAGTGACCCGTTATCCAATATTGTGACCGTCCACCTTTTTTGTGAAAATGCGATTAACTGCTTGATAAAAGCTAAGGGAGTCGGTGTAGAGGACTATTCTAAAAAAAATAGAGGAGATACCTACATCCCTATATTAGATTCAAATTATGCTACAAAACTCTATTTTGTATTCTCGATGGGCTTCATTGATCATAAACTATATGATAATTTACGCTTACTCAATCATTGGCGCAATAAAGCCGCGCATAATATACATGAGGAAATCAAAAGGCTACCAATGGATTTTCATATTTCAAGCGAAAATGAGAAGAAAATTGACCCAGAATCCACTGAAAATGAAATAGTTATTGGTGTCGCGTTTGCAACTTATGTTGAATTACATAAGTTTATTGAAGAAAAATATGACATTGAATTATAG